A window of Anaerolineae bacterium contains these coding sequences:
- a CDS encoding co-chaperone GroES, whose translation MKVKPLGTRVLVRPEEEELRTKSGILLPETAKEKPQMGVVVAIGDEEEDIKVKVGQKVLFPKYTGTEIKIDGEEHLIMDSDDILAIVEE comes from the coding sequence TTGAAGGTCAAACCCTTGGGTACTCGCGTATTGGTCCGCCCTGAAGAGGAAGAACTGCGCACCAAGAGCGGTATTCTGCTGCCGGAGACGGCCAAAGAGAAGCCCCAGATGGGCGTGGTCGTCGCCATCGGTGACGAGGAAGAAGATATCAAGGTGAAGGTGGGGCAGAAGGTGCTCTTCCCCAAATACACGGGCACCGAGATCAAGATCGACGGTGAAGAACATTTGATCATGGATTCCGACGATATCCTGGCGATTGTGGAAGAGTAA